Proteins co-encoded in one Sulfurimonas sp. HSL1-2 genomic window:
- a CDS encoding ATP-binding protein → MQNNNLFDASKEVFLDVVDANAYVQLDRVAIVYKSLMEAIKKPLKMILLFGKPGTGKSMMLSRIYKELHDRQKIVLFQTPITDEDAFFRSLARDVFDYITDEPIHFTRFNELAAQYTFETPPVVLLDEAQMYSTALLEKIRLISDTRQIKFIISLHKTEQEDVIAKEHFQSRIWEAQELLNASPAELKIYIQKKLLRSNCFDVANMFNDKNVRRIHELTEGNYRNTNKLLFALFSIASWYEENQPTQINYTSMSRKMIEMAGIETGFIHA, encoded by the coding sequence ATGCAGAATAACAACCTCTTTGACGCTTCCAAAGAGGTCTTTCTCGATGTCGTCGACGCGAATGCATATGTGCAGCTCGATCGCGTCGCCATCGTCTATAAATCCCTGATGGAAGCCATTAAAAAACCCCTTAAAATGATCTTGCTGTTCGGGAAACCCGGTACAGGGAAAAGTATGATGCTCAGCCGCATCTACAAAGAGCTGCATGACCGGCAAAAGATCGTTCTCTTTCAGACTCCGATTACGGATGAGGATGCGTTTTTCCGTTCACTGGCACGTGACGTATTTGACTACATAACAGACGAACCTATTCATTTTACACGTTTTAATGAGTTGGCTGCGCAGTATACCTTTGAAACACCGCCGGTAGTTTTACTGGATGAAGCACAAATGTATTCGACGGCTCTGTTGGAGAAAATACGTCTGATCTCCGACACACGACAGATCAAGTTTATTATCTCCCTCCACAAAACAGAACAGGAAGATGTTATTGCCAAAGAGCACTTCCAATCGCGTATCTGGGAGGCACAGGAGCTTCTCAACGCTTCCCCCGCAGAGCTGAAAATCTATATTCAGAAAAAACTGCTTCGGTCGAACTGTTTTGATGTTGCCAACATGTTCAACGATAAGAATGTCCGCAGGATCCATGAACTGACCGAAGGTAATTACCGCAATACCAACAAACTGCTCTTTGCCCTTTTCAGTATTGCATCATGGTATGAAGAGAATCAACCGACACAGATCAACTATACGTCCATGAGCCGTAAAATGATCGAAATGGCGGGTATTGAAACGGGGTTTATCCATGCTTAA
- the mshL gene encoding pilus (MSHA type) biogenesis protein MshL, which produces MKNMTPFHKINKSLTSVAAAVLLASSVQAADCTYELFSISGAKGMTISKYIDQLSDECELTLIISDNEAEKKMSKRLQRTNLKNLTLNEVLDILLVDNNLNYTLENNILKISFIETKTYNIDYIISARKSIGSTDILLSSSQATGSQSGSSTSGSGGSRSGGSSGGSGGGVGTDLGYGSKQITKNNTSGIKIESLDEVKFWEELDLELQRVLNRPTDFYQAEAPIVNKNAGLVTVTATVRQQQRLEKYLTELQKKIQYQVLIDVRMMAVTLSDLKSNGIDWSQIYALQNLNVSIDKLEALNVNTFDTTGQILTGGTGGYTGPASLLRIYGGNTINELVKFLETQGDVQAISNPKVLTLNNQPALITVGTEYFYKIQQSSILAGSSSGTSQTTQNDVVNSIFAGVLLDITPEISNDNTITLKINPSVSQTRIKLNSAETEQQKRTMPPDLDRRQLASVVTVKDGNSIVIGGLIDKSESMHTNKVPLLGDIPGLGYLFKYEEKGIDTTELVIVIEPHIIKKENNTISLSDLGYTKFTDREVGLDTNNTTADEANAE; this is translated from the coding sequence ATGAAAAACATGACTCCATTCCATAAAATCAACAAGTCACTCACTTCGGTAGCCGCGGCAGTGCTGTTGGCCTCATCGGTACAGGCAGCAGACTGTACCTACGAGCTCTTTTCCATCAGCGGTGCAAAAGGGATGACAATCTCCAAATACATTGATCAGCTGAGCGATGAGTGTGAACTGACACTGATCATCAGTGACAACGAGGCTGAGAAGAAGATGTCCAAACGTCTTCAGCGGACGAACCTTAAGAATCTGACGCTGAACGAAGTATTGGATATTCTCCTTGTCGACAACAATCTGAACTATACACTGGAGAACAATATTCTTAAGATCTCGTTCATTGAGACGAAGACCTACAATATTGATTACATCATCAGTGCCAGAAAGAGTATCGGCAGTACGGACATTCTTCTGAGTAGCTCACAGGCAACGGGAAGTCAGAGCGGTTCTAGCACATCAGGCTCAGGTGGCAGCAGAAGCGGCGGCAGTAGCGGCGGCAGTGGTGGTGGTGTAGGAACAGATCTCGGATACGGTTCAAAGCAAATCACAAAAAACAATACCTCAGGTATCAAAATCGAATCCCTGGACGAAGTTAAATTCTGGGAAGAACTTGACCTGGAGCTTCAGCGTGTCCTGAACCGTCCGACAGACTTCTATCAGGCGGAAGCGCCCATTGTCAACAAAAATGCCGGTCTGGTCACTGTCACTGCAACGGTACGCCAGCAGCAGCGTCTTGAGAAATATCTCACAGAGCTACAGAAAAAAATCCAGTATCAGGTACTCATTGATGTACGTATGATGGCTGTCACACTCAGTGATCTCAAATCAAACGGTATCGACTGGTCACAGATTTACGCATTGCAGAACCTTAATGTCTCCATCGACAAGCTCGAGGCGCTCAATGTCAATACCTTTGACACGACAGGTCAGATCCTGACGGGGGGAACCGGCGGCTACACCGGTCCGGCTTCACTGCTCAGAATCTACGGCGGAAATACGATCAATGAGCTGGTCAAGTTCCTTGAAACGCAGGGAGATGTCCAGGCGATTTCGAATCCAAAAGTCTTGACCCTCAACAACCAGCCTGCACTGATCACGGTAGGTACGGAGTACTTTTACAAAATTCAGCAGTCCAGTATTTTGGCAGGCAGCTCCTCAGGAACGTCCCAAACTACCCAGAACGATGTTGTCAACTCTATCTTTGCGGGTGTACTCCTGGATATTACTCCGGAAATTTCGAACGACAATACCATCACGCTGAAAATCAACCCGTCTGTAAGCCAGACGCGGATCAAATTGAACAGTGCTGAAACAGAGCAGCAAAAACGTACTATGCCGCCGGACCTTGACCGCCGCCAGCTCGCTTCCGTTGTCACAGTCAAAGATGGAAACAGCATCGTCATCGGTGGTCTGATCGACAAATCCGAAAGCATGCACACCAATAAAGTTCCCCTCCTCGGAGACATCCCGGGCCTTGGTTACCTCTTCAAATATGAAGAGAAAGGGATTGATACGACGGAGCTGGTCATCGTTATCGAACCGCACATTATTAAAAAAGAGAACAACACAATCTCTCTTTCAGACCTTGGCTATACCAAGTTTACTGACAGAGAAGTAGGACTCGACACCAATAATACAACTGCTGACGAGGCCAATGCAGAATAA
- the era gene encoding GTPase Era encodes MTKAGFIALVGRPNAGKSTLLNALLGEKIAMVSQKANATRRRLNAIVMHGEDQLIFVDTPGLHEKERKLNQFMLEEALKAIGDCDLIVYLAPAADSVKHYKRFLELAGGKKHLIALSKIDQISQGELLARISEYNAFSERFEALIPVSVTKHTGLEQLKDVITRFLPESPYLFDPEDLTNEKLRDIFREFIRESIFENISDEIPYGTDVVIDKIDEADDIDHIRATIIVEKESQKGIMIGKGGATIKRIGKHARQKIESLSGHRAYLDLFVSVKPNWTNDKKMLEDLGYQT; translated from the coding sequence ATGACCAAAGCCGGTTTTATCGCCCTCGTCGGACGCCCGAATGCGGGCAAAAGTACCCTGCTCAACGCCCTGCTGGGCGAAAAAATTGCCATGGTAAGCCAGAAAGCGAATGCCACGCGCAGACGCCTCAACGCCATTGTCATGCACGGGGAGGATCAGCTCATCTTCGTCGATACGCCCGGCCTGCATGAAAAAGAGCGCAAGCTCAACCAGTTCATGCTCGAAGAGGCCCTCAAGGCGATCGGTGACTGCGACCTCATTGTCTACCTGGCCCCGGCCGCGGACAGCGTTAAGCACTACAAACGCTTCCTGGAACTCGCCGGCGGGAAAAAGCACCTGATCGCGCTGAGCAAAATCGACCAGATCTCCCAGGGGGAGCTGCTCGCACGCATCTCGGAGTACAACGCCTTTTCGGAACGTTTCGAAGCACTCATCCCTGTCTCCGTGACCAAGCATACCGGACTCGAGCAGCTTAAAGATGTCATCACGAGGTTTCTGCCGGAATCCCCCTATCTCTTTGACCCCGAAGACCTCACCAATGAAAAGCTTCGGGATATCTTCAGAGAGTTCATCCGCGAATCGATCTTCGAGAACATCAGCGACGAGATCCCCTACGGAACCGATGTTGTCATTGACAAAATCGATGAAGCCGATGACATCGACCATATCCGGGCCACGATCATCGTCGAGAAAGAGAGCCAAAAAGGCATTATGATCGGAAAAGGCGGGGCAACGATCAAGCGTATCGGCAAGCATGCCCGTCAGAAAATCGAATCCCTTTCCGGCCACCGCGCCTACCTCGATCTGTTCGTCAGCGTGAAACCCAACTGGACAAATGACAAGAAGATGCTGGAAGATCTCGGGTACCAAACCTGA